In Georgenia soli, a genomic segment contains:
- a CDS encoding class II aldolase/adducin family protein — protein sequence MTHSDVMYNQDDSIENVLENVARAHRILEMEGHGDMSMGHLSFRDPFGRGLWLKRGNLGMEEVQGKDFILIDFDGNVLEGQGLRHLEWPLHTEIMRARPDVNFVGHSHPFYATVFASTEAELGAYSNEGVWFAEHGVPRFTLTSNIITTPELGREHADALGQAEALLLRNHGASYVGKTVKDVTLAGIFLEKAAKFQLTLATSGLPYQLPPDEETQEKIETIYPERARNNFWMYFNRKLDRLEATS from the coding sequence GTGACTCACAGCGACGTCATGTACAACCAGGACGACTCGATCGAGAACGTGCTCGAGAACGTCGCCCGGGCCCACCGGATCCTGGAGATGGAAGGCCACGGCGACATGTCCATGGGCCACCTGTCGTTCCGCGACCCCTTCGGGCGGGGCCTGTGGCTCAAGCGCGGGAACCTCGGGATGGAGGAGGTCCAGGGCAAGGACTTCATCCTCATCGACTTCGACGGCAACGTGCTGGAGGGGCAGGGCCTGCGTCACCTCGAGTGGCCGCTGCACACCGAGATCATGCGGGCCCGTCCGGACGTCAACTTCGTCGGGCACTCCCACCCGTTCTACGCGACCGTCTTCGCCTCCACCGAGGCCGAGCTCGGCGCCTACAGCAACGAGGGGGTCTGGTTCGCCGAGCACGGCGTCCCGCGCTTCACGCTGACGAGCAACATCATCACGACGCCGGAGCTCGGCCGGGAGCACGCCGACGCTCTCGGCCAGGCCGAGGCTCTACTCCTGCGCAACCACGGCGCCTCGTACGTCGGGAAGACGGTCAAGGACGTGACGCTGGCCGGGATCTTCCTCGAGAAGGCCGCGAAGTTCCAGCTCACCCTCGCCACGTCGGGGCTGCCGTACCAGCTGCCGCCGGACGAGGAGACCCAGGAGAAGATCGAGACCATCTACCCGGAGCGAGCCCGGAACAACTTCTGGATGTACTTCAACCGGAAGCTCGACCGGCTCGAGGCCACCTCCTGA
- a CDS encoding amino acid synthesis family protein, with translation MSLSDFQVRRFVGVVEETLHDGGTPLDEPLLKAAAGVVIKNPFSGTYSEDLSSLTVSSPALGTELGRRAIRLLGGRQVQSYGKGGIAGLAGEQEHVVACVTTVFGDAFREAVGGGRAWISSVTKTAAAGTPLDIPLAFKDEVYVRSHYDAITLRLEDAPRADELLICVAVATGPRVHHRVGGMTAAEASRELAGSKN, from the coding sequence ATGAGCCTTTCCGACTTCCAGGTACGCCGCTTCGTCGGGGTGGTGGAGGAGACGCTGCACGACGGCGGCACGCCGCTGGACGAGCCGCTGCTCAAGGCGGCCGCCGGCGTCGTCATCAAGAACCCGTTCAGCGGCACCTACAGCGAGGACCTCTCCTCCCTCACGGTGAGCAGCCCGGCCCTCGGCACGGAGCTCGGCCGACGCGCGATCCGGCTCCTCGGCGGGCGCCAGGTGCAGAGCTACGGCAAGGGCGGGATCGCCGGCCTCGCCGGCGAGCAGGAGCACGTCGTCGCCTGCGTCACCACGGTCTTCGGGGACGCGTTCCGCGAGGCCGTGGGCGGTGGGAGGGCGTGGATCTCCTCGGTGACGAAGACGGCCGCCGCCGGCACGCCGCTCGACATCCCCCTCGCCTTCAAGGACGAGGTGTACGTGCGGTCGCACTACGACGCGATCACCCTGCGGCTCGAGGACGCCCCCCGCGCCGACGAGCTGCTCATCTGCGTCGCCGTGGCGACCGGGCCCCGCGTTCACCACCGGGTCGGCGGGATGACCGCCGCCGAGGCGAGCAGAGAGCTCGCCGGGAGCAAGAACTAG
- a CDS encoding FAD-dependent oxidoreductase, giving the protein MRSIVEPNGRHAEVSGAGFAGLTAATALAQRGWSVTVHEKGRELREQGAGIVLWHNGLRVLDALGATEAIMANSMTPPYYETRKQGQSVSREDFGGLPWRTLTRPYLHKVLLDAALAAGVEIRTGSEVVAADPSGAITLASGEVRRADLVVGADGVKSQVRDSIGFEQERLKSRDGITRFLVPRHKAELGPGEWDNVIDFWNLEPRYLRVLYVPCNDDELYIALGAPRADEEGSRTPINLELWTSAYPELAPVLRSAAVAEDPKYYGYETTMLESWTAGRVALVGDAAHAMCPALAQGAGCAMANAYTLAAAATEADAGGMEDSLLEWERLERPYTDRCQRRSADYAANRQMSEGNQFTDVPENLETAKYDPTDPHRHARTQELVP; this is encoded by the coding sequence TTGAGAAGCATCGTCGAGCCGAACGGCCGTCATGCAGAGGTCTCCGGCGCGGGGTTCGCCGGCCTGACCGCCGCGACAGCGCTCGCGCAGCGCGGCTGGAGCGTCACGGTCCACGAGAAGGGGCGGGAGCTCCGCGAGCAGGGCGCCGGGATCGTGCTCTGGCACAACGGCCTGCGGGTCCTGGACGCGCTGGGCGCCACCGAGGCGATCATGGCGAACTCGATGACGCCGCCCTACTACGAGACGCGGAAGCAGGGGCAGAGCGTCTCCCGGGAGGACTTCGGCGGGCTGCCCTGGCGGACCCTGACACGCCCCTACCTGCACAAGGTGCTGCTCGACGCCGCGCTCGCCGCCGGTGTGGAGATCAGGACCGGGTCCGAGGTCGTGGCCGCGGACCCGTCCGGGGCCATCACCCTGGCATCCGGCGAGGTCCGGCGCGCCGACCTCGTCGTAGGTGCCGACGGCGTGAAGTCGCAGGTGCGGGACTCGATCGGCTTCGAGCAGGAACGCCTGAAGTCTCGCGACGGCATCACCCGGTTCCTCGTGCCCCGGCACAAGGCTGAGCTCGGGCCCGGCGAGTGGGACAACGTCATCGACTTCTGGAACCTCGAGCCGCGGTACCTCCGGGTGCTCTACGTGCCGTGCAACGACGACGAGCTGTACATCGCCCTCGGCGCGCCCCGGGCCGACGAGGAGGGGAGCCGGACCCCCATCAACCTCGAGCTGTGGACCTCGGCCTACCCGGAGCTGGCGCCAGTGCTGCGCTCGGCGGCCGTGGCCGAGGACCCGAAGTACTACGGCTACGAGACGACGATGCTGGAGAGCTGGACGGCCGGCCGGGTCGCCCTCGTCGGGGACGCGGCGCACGCCATGTGCCCTGCGCTCGCGCAGGGGGCAGGGTGCGCGATGGCGAACGCCTACACGCTGGCCGCCGCGGCCACCGAGGCGGACGCCGGCGGCATGGAGGACTCGCTCCTGGAGTGGGAGCGCCTCGAGCGCCCCTACACCGACCGGTGCCAGCGTCGCTCCGCCGACTACGCCGCCAACCGCCAGATGTCCGAGGGCAACCAGTTCACCGACGTCCCGGAGAACCTCGAGACGGCGAAGTACGACCCCACCGACCCCCACCGTCACGCACGAACGCAGGAGCTTGTCCCATGA
- a CDS encoding ABC transporter substrate-binding protein codes for MSTSRSSVLAATSAAALLTLAACSSGATAGAGGATADGAANGSGQSGELDTVTVQLDYQVRGNHGMFYVAQEKGFFEDEGIEVDAINTGSGSPDTLRLVGSGGAEFGFADLPSLVTARSQNVPVKALAAVNQVTPLGLCTLRDNVELADVKELEGLTMGVHPAGSTFIFYEALLAANDVDRSAIKEVTVTPPYENYLIQKQVDAVVCYIDAEVPLLEDAAGGEGSLSILLGSEYGYDAYGSGLFTTDEMIERNPDLVQRFTNAYLRAFEFVQENPEETAKILTEASAELAGKEQLFTRQLQADIDHTFTSPATEAGGLGAMEEEMWQSTIDILAEQGVLEGEPPAASHVFDSTFVDTFNSGS; via the coding sequence ATGTCGACATCGCGCAGTTCCGTCCTCGCGGCCACGTCCGCCGCAGCTCTTCTCACCCTCGCCGCCTGCAGCTCCGGCGCCACGGCCGGCGCCGGCGGCGCCACCGCCGACGGCGCCGCGAACGGCAGCGGCCAGTCCGGCGAGCTCGACACCGTGACCGTCCAGCTCGACTACCAGGTCCGTGGCAACCACGGCATGTTCTACGTCGCCCAGGAGAAGGGCTTCTTCGAGGACGAGGGCATCGAGGTCGACGCGATCAACACCGGCAGCGGCTCGCCCGACACGCTGCGCCTCGTCGGGTCCGGCGGCGCGGAGTTCGGCTTCGCCGACCTTCCCTCGCTGGTCACGGCGCGCTCGCAGAACGTGCCGGTCAAGGCGCTCGCCGCCGTGAACCAGGTGACCCCGCTCGGCCTGTGCACGCTGCGTGACAACGTCGAGCTCGCCGACGTCAAGGAGCTCGAGGGCCTGACGATGGGCGTCCACCCCGCCGGGTCGACCTTCATCTTCTACGAGGCGCTGCTCGCCGCCAACGACGTCGACCGCAGCGCCATCAAAGAGGTGACGGTGACGCCGCCGTACGAGAACTACCTCATCCAGAAGCAGGTCGACGCCGTCGTCTGCTACATCGACGCGGAGGTCCCGCTGCTCGAGGACGCCGCGGGTGGCGAGGGGTCGCTGAGTATCCTCCTCGGCTCCGAGTACGGCTACGACGCCTACGGCTCGGGTCTGTTCACCACCGACGAGATGATCGAGCGGAACCCCGACCTCGTGCAGCGGTTCACCAACGCCTACCTCCGGGCCTTCGAGTTCGTCCAGGAGAACCCCGAGGAGACCGCGAAGATCCTCACCGAGGCCTCGGCGGAGCTCGCCGGCAAGGAGCAGCTGTTCACGCGTCAGCTCCAGGCGGACATCGACCACACCTTCACCAGCCCCGCGACCGAGGCCGGCGGCCTGGGAGCCATGGAGGAGGAGATGTGGCAATCGACCATCGACATCCTCGCCGAGCAGGGCGTGCTCGAGGGCGAGCCGCCCGCCGCCAGCCACGTCTTCGACAGCACCTTCGTCGACACCTTCAACTCCGGCAGCTGA
- a CDS encoding ABC transporter permease, translating into MLFLGLFLLWEVAVELLEVSSFVIAKPSEFMAEMWTSRELLLSGTWVTLQEVIYGFLISIVVGVLLAVFIVRFHWVDRAVYPLVVLFQVVPKVALAPIFILWFGYGMAPKLVLIVVIAFFPITLNMIVGLKSVDSDLLLLMRSVGSSRNQILTRIQMPTSLPYLFAGLRIAITFAVIGAVVAEFAGASAGLGYLIQFASTQLDTPLMFAALTLISVLGLALYYGMSLVEYLLRGKFPHIHSETAKA; encoded by the coding sequence GTGCTCTTCCTCGGGCTGTTCCTGCTCTGGGAGGTTGCCGTCGAGCTCCTCGAGGTCTCGAGCTTCGTCATCGCCAAGCCCAGTGAGTTCATGGCGGAGATGTGGACCTCGCGAGAGCTCCTGCTGAGCGGGACGTGGGTGACGTTGCAGGAAGTGATCTACGGCTTCCTCATCAGCATCGTCGTCGGCGTCCTCCTCGCGGTCTTCATCGTCCGGTTCCACTGGGTGGACCGCGCGGTCTACCCCCTGGTGGTGCTCTTCCAGGTCGTGCCGAAGGTCGCCCTCGCGCCGATCTTCATCCTCTGGTTCGGCTACGGCATGGCACCCAAGCTCGTGCTCATCGTGGTCATCGCGTTCTTCCCCATCACGCTGAACATGATCGTCGGGCTCAAGAGCGTGGACAGCGACCTGCTGCTCCTCATGCGGTCCGTGGGCTCGAGCCGCAACCAGATCCTCACCCGGATCCAGATGCCCACGTCGTTGCCGTACCTCTTCGCCGGCCTCCGCATCGCGATCACCTTCGCCGTCATCGGCGCCGTCGTGGCCGAGTTCGCCGGCGCCTCCGCAGGGCTCGGCTACCTCATCCAGTTCGCCTCCACGCAGCTGGACACGCCCCTGATGTTCGCCGCCCTGACCCTCATCTCCGTCCTGGGACTCGCCCTCTACTACGGCATGTCCCTCGTCGAGTACCTCCTTCGAGGCAAGTTCCCGCACATCCACTCCGAGACCGCCAAAGCCTGA
- a CDS encoding ABC transporter ATP-binding protein: MRTGGISARGVEMRYGYDDGPAVLEDLDIDIPSGSFTTLLGPSGCGKSTLLKILGGILEPTAGDIVIDGAPAAAAVKNRQIGLCPQRPALLPWKSALENARMLREIATGSRNSESREAAEHALELVGLGAARHKLPHELSGGMAQRVSIARALAMDPAILLMDEPFGALDAITRDEMNEKLAEIWAATGKTIVFVTHSISEAVFLSDVVHMMGTSPGRIVETVEIDLDRPRTSEVFENPHFGEYVAHLRDQLEPTAVA, encoded by the coding sequence ATGCGAACGGGCGGAATCAGCGCACGTGGCGTCGAGATGCGCTACGGCTACGACGACGGGCCTGCGGTGCTCGAGGACCTCGACATCGACATCCCGTCCGGCAGCTTCACCACGCTGCTCGGTCCCTCCGGCTGCGGAAAGAGCACGCTGCTGAAGATCCTCGGCGGGATCCTCGAACCCACCGCGGGAGACATCGTCATCGACGGAGCACCGGCAGCGGCCGCTGTGAAGAACCGGCAGATCGGGCTGTGCCCGCAGCGACCGGCGCTGCTGCCCTGGAAGTCCGCGCTCGAGAACGCCCGGATGCTGCGGGAGATCGCCACCGGCAGTCGCAACTCCGAGAGCCGTGAGGCCGCCGAGCACGCCCTGGAGCTGGTCGGGCTCGGGGCGGCCCGGCACAAGCTGCCGCACGAGCTGTCGGGCGGAATGGCGCAGCGGGTCTCCATCGCCCGGGCGCTCGCCATGGACCCCGCGATCCTGCTGATGGACGAGCCCTTCGGGGCGCTGGACGCGATCACCCGAGACGAGATGAACGAGAAGCTCGCCGAGATCTGGGCGGCCACCGGAAAGACGATCGTCTTCGTCACCCACTCGATCTCCGAGGCGGTCTTCCTCTCCGACGTCGTGCACATGATGGGCACCAGTCCCGGCCGGATCGTCGAGACCGTCGAGATCGACCTCGACCGCCCTCGGACGTCAGAAGTCTTCGAGAACCCGCACTTCGGCGAGTACGTCGCGCACCTGCGAGACCAGCTCGAGCCGACGGCGGTGGCCTGA
- a CDS encoding right-handed parallel beta-helix repeat-containing protein, which yields MAPYARRPVSRGAAIAPRTVPCRWRAAAGRQKPGEDWAATLTRTPQVQLVPGGTYVLPGTVELPDGCVILGNGATVTVAEDSYGALAVTARQDVTIRDVRFVGRPGGAVDLAPVFAHVGVRLDRSTNVRILDCDFSGWRGAGVAVTGSRTDDYFGYRVKLLGNAFVRCYLGVSLADRSEYSIAHDNSFAYCRLAIWNSSGNWNLTGNDVVGCHGAYYSIAASSPYGQLTSDNWGHGTVVGNTFNHSNGGTAERWTTHLEFPVGGSVHDPGPGVVVQGLLPPTFTGNTLWYTDIGAKDLVGTPWLLSGCTLSNLTVSSTGGPGIHLVGTQANGAANLPRLVGNVRDLLAGLA from the coding sequence TTGGCGCCGTATGCGCGCAGACCCGTCTCACGGGGCGCAGCCATCGCGCCCCGCACCGTCCCCTGCCGATGGAGGGCCGCCGCGGGCCGGCAGAAGCCCGGTGAGGACTGGGCTGCCACTCTCACGCGCACTCCCCAGGTCCAGCTCGTGCCCGGCGGGACCTACGTGCTCCCGGGGACGGTCGAGCTCCCGGACGGGTGCGTCATCCTCGGCAACGGCGCGACCGTTACCGTGGCGGAGGACTCGTACGGCGCCCTCGCGGTCACGGCACGACAGGACGTGACGATCCGCGACGTGCGCTTCGTCGGGCGCCCCGGGGGCGCGGTCGACCTGGCGCCCGTCTTCGCCCATGTGGGTGTCCGCCTCGACCGCAGCACCAACGTACGGATCCTCGACTGCGACTTCAGCGGCTGGCGCGGGGCGGGCGTTGCGGTGACAGGTTCGCGGACCGATGACTACTTCGGCTACCGGGTCAAGCTGCTCGGCAACGCGTTCGTCCGCTGCTACCTCGGAGTGTCACTGGCCGACAGGAGCGAGTACTCCATCGCCCACGACAACAGCTTCGCCTACTGCCGGTTGGCGATCTGGAACTCGTCGGGCAACTGGAACCTCACCGGCAACGACGTCGTCGGGTGCCACGGCGCCTACTACTCGATCGCGGCCAGCAGCCCGTACGGGCAGCTCACCTCCGACAACTGGGGTCATGGCACGGTCGTCGGCAACACGTTCAACCACTCCAACGGCGGCACCGCCGAGCGCTGGACGACCCATCTCGAGTTCCCCGTCGGCGGGTCGGTCCATGACCCGGGCCCCGGGGTGGTGGTCCAAGGACTGCTGCCGCCGACCTTCACCGGCAACACCCTCTGGTACACCGACATCGGCGCCAAGGACCTCGTCGGGACACCGTGGCTTCTCTCCGGCTGCACCCTGTCGAACCTGACGGTCAGCAGCACCGGCGGTCCGGGGATCCACCTCGTGGGCACCCAGGCCAACGGCGCGGCGAACCTGCCTCGTCTCGTCGGCAACGTCAGGGATCTCCTGGCGGGGCTCGCCTGA
- a CDS encoding GNAT family N-acetyltransferase, which produces MTEAEKSTMTFETHPVTPDRFDDFADVINPKRRETHCWCLSHRLRAKDIEELGGGDREQAMRALCERENPPGVVTYLDGVPVGWCNVGPRAEIPRLAGSKLIRPIDDVPVWSIICVVVRSGHRKKGVTRPLIEGAVEYAASRGAPAVEAYPVDPPGRMDLTMAFVGTRPMFEKVGFRVVGTTDAVASKMPRIIMRRDLS; this is translated from the coding sequence GTGACCGAAGCCGAGAAGTCGACGATGACCTTTGAGACTCACCCCGTGACACCGGACCGCTTCGACGACTTCGCCGACGTCATCAACCCCAAGCGCCGAGAGACACACTGCTGGTGCCTCTCGCACCGGCTGCGGGCCAAGGACATCGAGGAGCTCGGCGGGGGAGACCGCGAGCAGGCCATGCGCGCGCTGTGCGAGCGGGAGAACCCGCCGGGCGTGGTGACCTACCTCGACGGCGTCCCGGTCGGCTGGTGCAACGTCGGACCGCGGGCGGAGATCCCGCGGCTCGCGGGTTCCAAGCTCATCCGCCCGATCGACGACGTGCCGGTGTGGAGCATCATCTGCGTCGTCGTCCGCAGCGGGCACCGGAAGAAGGGCGTCACCCGGCCGCTCATCGAGGGCGCCGTGGAGTACGCCGCCTCGCGGGGTGCGCCTGCCGTCGAGGCCTACCCTGTTGACCCACCCGGTCGCATGGACCTGACGATGGCGTTCGTCGGCACGCGCCCGATGTTCGAGAAGGTGGGCTTCCGGGTCGTCGGCACCACCGACGCTGTCGCGAGCAAGATGCCGCGCATCATCATGCGGCGCGACCTCTCGTAA
- a CDS encoding thymidine kinase has translation MRKDGLGRLQVVCGPMFAGKSEELLRRVRRAQLAGLAVEIVNHALDERHGVGHVASHSGLSVPSHAVPDVAGLVQLVAEQRLDLLAIDEAQFFGNDLVAVVEDLVLRGVTVVVAGLCVTFDGRPFEPLPSLMAIAEDVTKLTAVCTVCGEDAAFHQRVREGELPDDGVADARAATAEHVGGIETYQARCRRHLEIRA, from the coding sequence ATGCGCAAGGACGGGCTGGGGCGGCTGCAGGTGGTCTGCGGGCCGATGTTCGCCGGGAAGTCGGAGGAGCTGCTGCGGCGGGTGCGCCGGGCCCAGCTCGCCGGGCTGGCCGTCGAGATCGTCAACCACGCGCTCGACGAGCGCCACGGCGTCGGCCACGTGGCCTCGCACTCCGGGCTCAGCGTCCCCTCCCACGCGGTGCCCGACGTGGCCGGGCTGGTGCAGCTCGTGGCCGAACAGCGGCTCGACCTGCTCGCCATCGACGAGGCCCAGTTCTTCGGCAACGACCTCGTCGCCGTCGTCGAGGACCTGGTGCTCCGCGGGGTGACCGTGGTGGTCGCGGGGCTGTGCGTGACGTTCGACGGCCGGCCCTTCGAGCCGCTCCCCTCCCTCATGGCGATCGCCGAGGACGTCACGAAGCTGACGGCGGTGTGCACGGTCTGCGGCGAGGACGCCGCATTCCACCAGCGGGTCCGGGAGGGCGAACTTCCGGACGACGGCGTCGCGGACGCCCGCGCGGCGACCGCCGAGCACGTCGGCGGCATCGAGACGTACCAGGCCCGGTGCCGGCGCCACCTCGAGATCCGCGCCTGA
- a CDS encoding SRPBCC family protein: MRKWFQRDYHPLLDGGPEIVEVSASVEIRASRKDVWSLIKPAENGPLLSPHIVRGFHVPGTPDGVGEIQGFITVHDGREHLVGIELVAEVPGQLAVTRVLGSLDDASRSTYALSDIPGGCRFEQRERFTVPPGVARAALERHHQELIDVLVQRVRQVAESSWTPYPAAPDGRPDARFSPDFHPARR, translated from the coding sequence ATGAGGAAATGGTTCCAGCGCGACTACCACCCGCTGCTGGACGGTGGGCCCGAGATCGTCGAGGTGTCGGCGTCGGTCGAGATCCGCGCGAGCCGGAAAGACGTCTGGTCGCTCATCAAGCCGGCGGAGAACGGGCCGCTGCTCAGTCCCCACATCGTGCGCGGCTTCCACGTGCCCGGAACCCCCGACGGCGTCGGCGAGATTCAGGGGTTCATCACCGTGCACGACGGCCGCGAGCACCTCGTGGGCATCGAGCTGGTGGCCGAGGTCCCGGGGCAGCTGGCGGTGACGCGCGTGCTCGGCTCCCTCGACGACGCCTCTCGCTCGACGTACGCGCTCAGCGACATCCCCGGCGGCTGCCGGTTCGAGCAGCGCGAGCGGTTCACCGTCCCGCCGGGCGTGGCCCGCGCTGCGCTCGAACGGCACCACCAGGAGCTCATCGACGTGCTGGTCCAGCGGGTCAGGCAGGTGGCGGAGAGTTCCTGGACGCCCTACCCGGCTGCTCCTGACGGTCGGCCGGACGCGCGCTTCAGCCCCGACTTCCACCCCGCCCGGCGGTAG
- a CDS encoding TetR/AcrR family transcriptional regulator produces MTQQLTETAAEHTTPEQPARRGPGRPRHTDVEPRSYEAVLELFGQHGWSGLTLDAVATHAGIGKSSIYLRWKTKRELLLDAVRDFENRHVSPADEGQPLREYLVEYAVARGRLLLGVHGPTMLNIVSAAMANPDDFQEIREESISQGILPVVGRIERAVAEGELPEDVDGGQLLDMIEGALVFHLLISPRGASREELGADLARYAASLVDNALQAAGARSS; encoded by the coding sequence ATGACACAGCAGCTGACGGAGACCGCCGCCGAGCACACCACCCCCGAGCAGCCGGCCCGGCGCGGCCCGGGCAGGCCGCGGCACACCGACGTCGAGCCCCGCAGCTACGAGGCGGTCCTCGAGCTGTTCGGGCAGCACGGTTGGTCCGGTCTCACCCTCGACGCCGTCGCCACGCACGCCGGCATCGGGAAGTCCTCGATCTACCTGCGCTGGAAGACCAAGCGCGAGCTGCTGCTCGACGCGGTCCGCGACTTCGAGAACCGGCACGTCAGCCCCGCCGACGAGGGCCAGCCGCTGCGCGAGTACCTCGTCGAGTACGCCGTCGCCCGCGGCCGCCTGCTGCTCGGCGTGCACGGCCCGACGATGCTCAACATCGTCTCCGCCGCCATGGCCAACCCCGACGACTTCCAGGAGATCCGCGAGGAGAGCATCAGCCAGGGCATCCTGCCCGTGGTGGGGCGGATCGAGCGGGCGGTCGCCGAGGGCGAGCTGCCGGAGGACGTCGACGGCGGCCAGCTGCTCGACATGATCGAGGGCGCCCTGGTCTTCCACCTGCTGATCTCGCCGCGCGGCGCGAGCCGCGAGGAGCTCGGCGCCGACCTCGCACGCTACGCCGCGTCGCTCGTCGACAACGCCCTGCAGGCCGCCGGCGCGCGGAGCTCCTAG
- a CDS encoding antibiotic biosynthesis monooxygenase family protein has product MAVYTLGIWTVRPGHEEEFVEAWRSFAAATAVDHPGASATLLRDRDAPNRFISSGPWESLEQIAAWRASATFADGLARIRGTLEGFEAHTLDEAASVG; this is encoded by the coding sequence ATGGCCGTATACACGCTCGGCATCTGGACCGTGAGGCCAGGGCACGAGGAGGAGTTCGTCGAGGCGTGGCGGTCGTTCGCCGCCGCCACGGCGGTGGACCATCCCGGCGCGTCGGCCACGCTCCTGCGTGACCGGGACGCGCCCAACCGCTTCATCAGCTCCGGGCCGTGGGAGTCCCTCGAGCAGATCGCCGCCTGGCGCGCGTCGGCGACGTTCGCGGACGGGCTGGCCCGCATCCGCGGCACGCTCGAGGGCTTCGAGGCCCACACGCTCGACGAGGCGGCGTCCGTAGGCTAG
- a CDS encoding sugar phosphate isomerase/epimerase family protein codes for MTTRTTRPRLAVSTLGYLWGTVDATPLEQMAQAYADLHDIGYTAVRVDVPDDLPLDDYAHWLGVYQLTPATGIFAATFDGEESLACILERARRTAAQHTALGLDRVMLIPDPVPARVARPAVGAGHDRGTLDRAVDEIGEAARVLGAEGLRPLLHPRVGGLVETEAEIVAALDTLGPDVVGFGPDTGHLRWAGTDPADIIARYADRVGAVHLSDVFEDYAQPTRRGRGQDYHTLVATQRVWAEPGLGVVPFDRVLAALPECFDGDLIVEIERPSILSVYQSYLEAYEWAGHVLEPFLTEPQPLR; via the coding sequence ATGACGACCCGAACCACCCGGCCACGCCTGGCCGTCAGCACCCTGGGCTACCTGTGGGGCACGGTCGACGCCACGCCCCTGGAGCAGATGGCCCAGGCCTACGCCGACCTCCACGACATCGGCTACACCGCCGTGCGGGTGGACGTGCCGGACGACCTGCCGCTCGACGACTACGCGCACTGGCTCGGCGTGTACCAGCTGACGCCCGCCACCGGCATCTTCGCCGCGACGTTCGACGGCGAGGAGTCGCTGGCCTGCATCCTCGAGCGGGCCCGCCGCACCGCCGCGCAGCACACTGCCCTCGGTCTCGACCGGGTCATGCTCATCCCGGACCCCGTCCCGGCGCGCGTGGCCCGCCCGGCCGTCGGCGCCGGGCACGACCGCGGCACGCTCGACCGCGCCGTCGACGAGATCGGCGAGGCGGCCCGCGTCCTCGGGGCGGAGGGGCTGCGCCCGCTGCTGCACCCGAGGGTCGGCGGGCTCGTCGAGACCGAGGCCGAGATCGTCGCCGCGCTGGACACCCTGGGCCCCGACGTCGTCGGCTTCGGCCCGGACACCGGGCACCTGCGCTGGGCCGGCACGGACCCGGCCGACATCATCGCCCGCTACGCCGACCGCGTGGGGGCCGTCCACCTCTCCGACGTCTTCGAGGACTACGCCCAGCCCACCCGCCGCGGCCGCGGCCAGGACTACCACACGCTCGTCGCCACCCAGCGGGTCTGGGCCGAGCCGGGCCTCGGCGTCGTCCCGTTCGACCGCGTCCTCGCCGCGCTGCCCGAGTGCTTCGACGGCGACCTCATCGTGGAGATCGAGCGGCCCAGCATCCTCTCGGTCTACCAGTCGTACCTGGAGGCGTACGAGTGGGCCGGGCACGTGCTCGAGCCCTTCCTCACCGAGCCGCAGCCCCTGCGGTAA